The proteins below come from a single Stomoxys calcitrans chromosome 1, idStoCalc2.1, whole genome shotgun sequence genomic window:
- the LOC106095262 gene encoding serine protease 1, whose protein sequence is MFTRNSWKEIYFALLIIWVFGTFVNAINLDHVPHISDKFNTNRISGGDIAAENQFPYQVGLNIETSPGKFTWCGGSLISNQWIVTAAHCVHSITGVIVYLGSTHRLEPKKTYRVALIDIHLHHHFHLGTLENDIALMRLPAQVALSDAIQPIPLPKLYDNHPTYEYLEAITSGWGRENDASPSISTYLRYVVRYTLTNPECQFVYGNSVKASNICIDTTGGKSTCSGDSGGPLAISDDSNGLMLIGLTSFGKSSGCTNGSPAVFTRLTSYLNWIYQTSGVANI, encoded by the exons ATGTTCACGCGAAATAGTTGGAAAGAAATCTATTTCGCCCTATTGATTATATgggtatttggcacatttgtaaATGCCATCAATTTAGATCATGTCCCCCATATAAGCGATAAATTTAATACAAACCGCATATCTGGCGGTGATATAGCTGCTGAAAACCAATTCCCCTATCAAGTGGGATTGAATATAGAGACATCGCCCGGAAAATTCACCTGGTGTGGTGGAAGTCTTATTTCAAATCAATGGATTGTAACAGCGGCACATTGTGTACACAG CATTACCGGTGTGATTGTCTATTTAGGATCTACACATCGTTTGGAGCCCAAGAAAACCTACCGCGTTGCCTTAATAGATATTCACTTGCATCATCATTTTCATTTGGGAACTTTAGAAAATGATATAGCTTTGATGCGTCTTCCCGCACAGGTGGCGCTGAGCGATGCTATTCAACCGATACCGCTGCCAAAATTATACGATAATCATCCAACATATGAGTATCTGGAAGCCATAACCTCTGGATGGGGTCGAGAGAACGATG caTCTCCCAGCATATCAACTTATCTGAGATATGTAGTGCGCTATACACTCACCAATCCTGAATGCCAATTTGTCTATGGCAACTCAGTTAAGGCCAGCAATATTTGCATCGATACCACGGGGGGCAAATCCACATGCAGTGGCGACTCGGGGGGACCCTTGGCCATCAGTGATGATTCTAATGGTCTTATGCTTATTGGCCTTACCTCCTTTGGCAAATCTTCGGGCTGTACAAATGGAAGTCCTGCAGTCTTTACCCGTTTAACCTCCTATTTAAATTGGATTTATCAAACCTCAGGAGTGGCGAATATTTAG